Within the Deltaproteobacteria bacterium genome, the region ATCCGCCAGAAGAACCCCTTCCCCGGGGTATGTGGCAGGGTGTGCACCCATTACTGTGAATCTAAGTGCCGTAGAGGGCAGTTGGATGAGCCGATTGCCATATCTCAGCTAAAGAGGTTCCCTGCGGACTTTCAGCGCAAGAGGAGGATTCAGACAGTCACCTTGATATCCGAGTCTCGGGAGGAGAAGGTGGCGGTCATTGGTTCTGGGCCGGGGGGGTTGACTGCCGCGCATGATCTGGCAAAAAGAGGGTATAACGTGGCGGTCTTTGAAGAACTCCCGGTGGCCGGGGGTATGATGGCTGTGGGAATACCCGATTACCGGCTCCCCAAGGATGTGCTGGCTGCAGAGATAAACATGATTGAGAGACTTGGGGTGACGATAAGGACGAATACCCGTGTGGGGAGGGATATCTCCTTTGATGATTTGAGAAAAAACTACGATGCTATCTTCATCGCTGTCGGTTGCCATGTGAGCCTAGGCTTAGGGGTGGAAGGTGAGGATCTGCACGGGGTATATGGAGGTGCGGAGTTTCTCCGGGGTATCAATCTTGGGGAGAGGTTGCCGGTGGGTGGGAGGGTCGTTGTGGTAGGTGGCGGTAATGCTGCCATTGACGCTGCCAGGACATCGGTGCGTCTTGGTGCTGAGGATGTAGTTATCCTTTATAGGAGGCAGCGGGAGGATATGCCCGCTTCAGACGAAGAAATCGAGGAGGCCCTCGAGGAAGGGGTGCAGGTCCGCTTTCTGGTGGTCCCCAAGAGGATAGTGGGCCGAGATGGAAAGGTGGCAGCAATGGAGTGTCAAAATATGGGATTGGGGGAGTTTGACCGAAGCGGCAGGAGACGTCCTGTTCCGATAGAGGGGTCGGGGTTCACCGTGGATGCGGATACGGTGATTGCTGCCATCGGCCAGGTGGCGAATCTCTCCTTTTTAGATGGGATTCGTGAACAAATTGCCCCGGGAGGGAGAATAGATATTGACTCTGAGAGCTATCAGACTTCCCTGGAAGGGGTCTTCGCCGGTGGCGATGTGGTTACAGGCCCTTGGGATGTGGTCAACGCCATCGCAGCTGGGCACAGGGCCGCGGAGGAGATCGACAGATATCTCAGGTTAAAGAAGGGGGAGCCTCCATGGAGGGAGGAGATGGCCAAATTCGAGATACCCATTGAGATCGAGGAAGAGGTGGTGGAGCGGCCAAGGGTGAAGATGCCTATGCTCTCACCGGAAGAGAGGAAGGTGAACTTCCAAGAAGTGGAATTGGGATATGCTGAGAGGATGGCGATGGAGGAGGCCAGGCGCTGTCTTCGCTGTGATCTGGAGATCGATTAAAAGGAGGGCCAAAGGATGAGTCAGGTAACAATTACCATAGACGGTAAGGAAATTAAAACGGACAAGGGGAAAACCATTCTTGAGGTCTGCCAGGACAACGGCATCCATATCCCTACGCTTTGTTATCACCCCCGGCTTCCAGTGGTAGGGGCATGCCGAATATGTGTGGTAGAGGTGGAGGGGGCACGGACACTTATGACTGCCTGCACCACCCCTGTTGATAGGGATGGAATGGTAATCCACACGAACAGTGAGAGGGTCCTGGCAGCCAGGAAAATGGTGGTAGAGCTCCTTTTGGCCAGTGGTAAACACGACTGTCTCACCTGCGAGTCTAACGGGAGGTGTGAGCTCCAAGACCTTGCCTATGAGCTAGAGGTAGAGAGTCCCCGCTTTCCCGTTGATCCTCCAGAGTACCCAATTGATGATTCTAACCCTATGATCTTGAGGGATCTCAATAAGTGTGTCCTCTGTGGGCGTTGTGTACGGGCGTGCAATGAGGTGCAGGTGAACCGGGTGATCGACTTTGGCTACAGGGGGGCAAGGACGAAGATCGTCACCGCTTATGATAGAGACTATGCGGAGTCCAACTGCGTGTTTTGCGGTGAGTGCGTGCAGGTCTGCCCTGTAGGGGCACTGACCGAACGAAAGGCCAGATTTGCCGGCAGGCCCTGGGATATTAAACGTGTTCCCACCACCTGCGCCTATTGCGGGACAGGTTGCACCTTAGACCTCAATATCGTCGATGGAAGGGTGGTCAAGATCACGGGCAACGAGGAGGGGGTGGTGAACAAGGGGAGCCTCTGTGTAAAGGGGAGGTTTGGCCACGACTTCATACACCACGAAGATCGTTTGGCCAAACCCCTGATCAAGGAAGATGGCAGCTTCCGGGAGGCCTCCTGGGATAAGGCCTTAGGTCTGGTGGCCGATAGGTTTGCCCAGATTAGGACCAAGCATGGTCCGGATAGCATTGCTGCCCTCAGCTCAGCCCGCTGCACCAATGAGGAAAACTACCTGATGCAGAAGTTTATGAGGGCGGTGATCGGGACCAATAACGTCGACCACTGCGCACGGCTTTGACACTCGGTTACGGTGGCAGGTCTTGCCGCCGCCTTTGGCAGTGGTGCTATGACCAATTCTCTAGTGGACATCTACAAGAGCGATGTATTGTTCCTTATCGGGAGCAACACCACGGAGAACCACCCTGTGGTAGCCATCAAGATGAAACAGGCGATCACCAAGCTGGGGGCCAAGTTGATTGTGGCTGATCCACGTGCGATTGAGATGGCCCGCTTTGCCCACATCTGGCTCCGCCATACCCCTGGTACAGACGTCGCCTTGCTCAATGGAATGATGCACATCATCATCGAGGAGGCACTCTACGGTGAGGAATATGTGGCGAATAGGACTGAGGGCTTCGAGGAGATGAGGGAAGTGTTGCGGCGCTATACCCCGGAGTTTGTGGAGGGGATTACGGGAGTACCCCAAGATGATCTGCGCCGAGCTGCTTGCCTCTATGCGCAGGCCCAGCGGGCCTCCATCTTTTACGCCATGGGGATCACCCAGCACATCACCGGCACTGACAACGTCAAGTCCCTGGCCAATCTGGCCATGCTGTGCGGCAATGTGGGGATTGAGGGAGGGGGTGTGAACCCCCTCAGAGGGCAGAGCAATGTGCAGGGGGCCTGTGACTTGGGGGCCTTGCCTAATGTTTTTCCCGCTTATCAGGCCGTGACCGTTGAGGAGGCCCGCAGGAGATTTGAGGAGGCCTGGGGGGTCAAGGGACTTCCCTCTGAGCCAGGCCTCACCCTGGTGGAGATGACGACTGCGGCTGCCAAAGGGGAACTTAAGGGCCTCTACATAATGGGTGAGAACCCCATGGTGAGCGACCCCGATCTGAGACACGTAGAGGAGGGATTGAGAGGCCTCGATTTTCTGGTAGTCCAAGACATCTTTCTGACGGAGACGGCTCAATTGGCCGATGTGGTGCTGCCTGCCGCCTCCTTTGCTGAGAAAGATGGTACCTTTACCAACACCGAGCGCAGGGTCCAGCGGGTTTGCAAGGGGGTTCAGCCTCCAGGGGAGGCACGGGCCGACTGGGAGATAATCGCCGATCTCGCTACCCGTATGGGCTATGAGATGAGGTATCGTTCGGCCGAGGAGATCTTTGCTGAGATCGCCCAGGTAACCCCCAGCTACGCCGGCATAAGCTATAAGAGGTTGAAAAAAGAAGGGGGGATCCAATGGCCATGTCCCACCCCTGATCACCCTGGGACCCCTTATCTCCATAAGGACAAGTTCGTCAGGGGTAAGGGGCTCTTTCATTCCATTGAATTTATCCCGCCGGCGGAACTGCCGGATAAGGAGTATCCTTTACTCCTTACCACAGGACGGGTCCTCTATCACTTTCATACCGGGACCATGACACGCAGGGATGAGGGTCTGAACTTCCGGTATCCCAAAGGTTATATGGAGGTCCATCCAGTAGATGCCTATGAGTTGGGAATTGAGGATGGAGAGATAGTGCAGGTTGCCTCCCGCAGGGGACAGATCGAGATTCCGGTGATGGTGACCCCCAAATCTCCCCAGGGGACGGTCTTTATCCCCTTTCACTTCTTTGAGGCAGCGGCCAACCGACTCACCAATCCAGCGTTTGATCCCATCGGCAAGATCCCCGAGTACAAGGTGTGTGCCGTAAAGGTGGAAAAACTGGGCTAGGAGGGTGAAGGGATGTGGGAAGAGGACATAGAAGAGATCATCCAAAGGTATAGGGGGGTCTCAGGCGGGCTGATGCCAGCCCTGCATGAGCTCCAAGGGCTATGTGGAAATTATCTCCCTGAGGAAGCGGTCAAGAGGTTGGCCGAGGGTTTGAACGTCTCCTTTAGTCAGGCCTATGGGGTGGCCACCTTTTACACCATGTTCTCGGTGGCACCCAGAGGCAAAAACATCATCAGGGTCTGTGAAAGTCCCCCTTGTCATCTGATGGGTGCCGAGAGCATCATCGAGATAGTGGAGGATGAATTGGGGGTAAGAGTCGGTGAGACCACCCCCGATGGGCGGTTTACCTTAGAGTTGACGAGTTGTATTGGGGTCTGCGGGGTGGCCCCCGCTATAATGATAAATGAAGAGGTCTACGGGAACCTCACCAGAGATAAGATTCCGGAGATATTGAAAAAGTATAGGTGAGATGAAGGAGGCGAAGATGGCCTTTTACCGAGCCCATGTCCTTATTACCATGGATTCCCAGAGTGTCCTCATGGGGGCCCATACAGTAAAGGGGAAGCTACAGAGGCGGATAGAGGAACTGGGATTACAGGATGAGGTCAAGGTGATAGATACCGGGAACCTGGGCCTCACAGGGATGGGTGTCGTCTTGGTGGTATATCCAGAGGGGGTCTATTATGTAAACGTCACCCCCAAGGACGCCGAGCTGATCGCAGAAGAGCACCTCCTCAAGGGGAGGGTGGTAAAAGGCCTCCTCTATGAGGCCAAGGTACCACCAGAGGTGGCGACCCTATGGAGGAGAAAGGCAGCGGAGAGGGTAGTCCTGAAGAACTGCGGCGTTATTAACCCTGATTCCGTTGAAGAGTACATCGCCCAAGATGGATATGAGGCCTTGGGGAGGGCCCTTACGGAGATGACCCCGGAGGAAGTGGTGGAGGTGGTAAAGGGATCTGGTTTGAGGGGCAGAGGTGGGGCGGGCTTCCCCACCGGCCTGAAATGGAGTTTCACCCTGCCGATAAAAGAAGAAGAGAAATACATGATCTGCAATGCCGATGAAGGGGAACCGGGCACATTTAAAGACCGCCTCATCCTGGAAGGGGATCCCCATCGTATCATTGAGGGGATGACCATTGCCGCCTATGCCATAGGGGCGCACAAAGGCTACATTTACATCAGGGGTGAATATACCCTTTCCATCCGACGCCTCATGCAGTCCCTTGAACAGGCCAGAGAGATGGGTTTTCTGGGTAGGGATGTCTTCGATTCAGGTTTCGATTTCGACATCGAGATTCGCACTGGCGCTGGGGCCTATATCTGTGGCGAGGAGACGGCCCTCATCGAATCCATAGAAGGGCATCGGGGTTATCCCAGGTTTAGGCCCCCTTTTCCTGGTGTAGTAGGGCTCTGGGGCAAGCCTACGGTGGTCAACAATGTGGAGACCCTGGCCAATGTCCCTCCCATCATCCTCAAAGGGCCAGAATGGTTTAAGTCCTTGGGGAATGAGCGCTGTTCAGGTACCAAGGTCTACACCATGTTGGGGCATATCAACAACGCTGGCCTCATAGAGGTCCCCATGGGGATCACCTTGAGGGAGGTGATCGCCGACTATGGCGGCGGGATGCGGGAAGGGAAGGGCTTCAAACTGGCCCAGACAGGGGGGACAGCAGGGGGTTGTGTATCCCAAGAGCTCCTCGATGTCCCCATGGACTATGATTCTATGGCAGAGGCAGGGACCTCGCTAGGGTCCGGTGCCCTCCTGATCATGGACGAGACCACCTGTGTGGTGGATATGGTCAAGTCCTTTGTCAAATTCTTCAGGCATGAATCGTGCGGACAGTGTACCCCCTGCCGAGAGGGGACCCACCGCCTCTATGAGTTGATGGATAAGATATCTCAGGGCAAGGGCGGCCAGGAGGCCATCGACCTTCTCGAGGAAACAGCCCAAGTGATGGCCGAGACCTCGCTGTGCGCCTTGGGCCAGTCACCCATGGTGTCTATCAGCACCTCCTTGCGCTTTTTTCGCGATGAATACCTCGCCCATGCAATAGAAGGGAGGTGCCCCACCGGGGTGTGTCGGATGGGGGAATAGGCTATGCTCTTTAGGGGAAAAAGAGGGACGTCCATTTGTAAATTAGTTGACAGTTTACTATATTGATAATATTATATGTCTTATGCCACGATCAGCCAGATTGGATGCACCAGGTGTATTGCACCACGTCATTATACGGGGAATAGAACGTAAGAAGATATTCAGAGATAATAAGGACCGCGACAATCTTCTTGAGCGGCTCAGCGAACTGGTGTCTAAGACCAGTACTAGCTGTTATGCATGGGCACTCATGTCCAATCACGCTCATTTTCTCCTTCGGACAGGAGAGGTGGGATTATCGACTCTCATGAGGAGACTGCTTACAGGATATGCAGTGAGTTTTAACCGAAGGTACAAGAGGCACGGTCAGCTTTTCCAAAACCGATACAAATCCATTATCTGCCAAGAAGATATCTATCTCAAGGAATTGGTTCGTTATATCCATCTAAATCCCTTAAGGGCGAAGGTCGTCTCTGATATCTCTGGGCTTAACAGATATCCTTACTGTGGTCACAGTGTGCTGCTGGGTAATAGAGAACAGGGGTGGCAGGATACAGAATATGTGTTATCTTATTTTGGCAGTAAGAGAGGTGAAGCGAGGAAGCGGTATATTGGTTATATGGAACAAGGGATAGCGCAAGGCAGGAGGCCGGAGTTGGTCGGAGGTGGTTTGATTCGGAGCCTTGGTGGGTGGGACGAAGTCAAAAAGGTGCGCTTGAGGGGGCATAATCGACTCAAAAGTGATTAGCGGATACTGGGTGAGAGCGATTTTGTTACGCAAGTTCTGGCTCAGGCCGATGAAAAGTACACTCGTCAGTATGAATTAAGGCGCTTGGGATATGATCTTGAATGGGTTGAGCAGAGAGTTGCTGCGATATACGGGATTGATAAGGAAGAACTTTACTTAAAGGGGCGTCAGAAGAAGCGAGCAGAGGCGAGGAGTCTGCTCCTTTACTGGGCGGTTCGAGAATTAGGGATCAGTGGGACTTCTTTGGCGAAGCGGTTCGAGATGAGCCAGCCAGGGATTGTCTATGCAGTAAACAGAGGGGAAAAAATAGTCAGAGAGAGAAACTACCGATTGTTAGAATGAATTACCTATTTACAAATGGACGTCCCTCCTTTTGTTCCCCTCCTTTTGTTCCCCGAAATGGAAAACCAGTTGCTGTGTTGGTTTCGCTTGAGGATGAAGGTGAGATAGAACGTATGGTTTTGGCCTATTCCCCCAAATTCCAAAGCATTCTGCAAGCTGCCAAGCGACAAATTCGAGAGGAGGGTGGCATCAAGCACGAAGACTTCTGGCAAGAGATGGAGGAGCTTTAAGGGGACATCCCTTCTCCCCTCCCCTGAATTTGCCAAAAATTAACAATTTGGCGATTTAGCTTTTAAAAGACTTCGGGAAAGATTAAAGGATCTTGGAATAAAGGAAGTGATAGAAAAATCTATAAAGACGTCATAAGTCTTCAAATTTAAAAGAAGAAAGGGAGGTTTATCATGGACGATAGCATTGACGAGGAGCAGTGGAAAAAAGTAGAAATCATCGGATATTGTCCCTTAATGTCGCAAGGGGCAGATATGGTTGATTGTAAAAGAGAAAAGTGTACATGGTGGAGGCAGGCTCGATCGGGTCGCCCGAAAGGAAAGGCAGCGTGTGCAGTCAACGATCTTGTCTCCCAATTGGGCACAATTAATAGTAGGTTTCCAATTGCAATTAAAGATCTTGTCTCCCAGTTAATTATACTTAATGGTAGGTTACAAACCTTAATAACGGAAGTTGCTAAAAGGGATGAATTCAGGGATCAAAGAGAGGAAGAGAGGCCAAAATCCTGAGTATAGAGGAAAGGTAATCAGGGTGGATAAAGTATTTCAAACCCATCCTATAAGGGAGCTTTAAGGAACGTTCATAAAAATATAATATTTCTTAAATTCAAAAATTAGGATTGCATAATTTCATGGATGTCCCCTTTCTTAAGCCCTTTCTTAGGAGCTATCCTGATATAAAGGTTCTTGCCGATTTCCTATTTTGTCTATTTATGTATGAAATAATCAGAAACTATAGCCCCTTGTTTTTAACAAACTGCAGGGCCTTTTGGGCGGTTAGTTCGGCTTGATGGACGCAGTCGCTAATCCCGATACCCCTATAAGCGCTCCCGGTCAGAAAGAGGCCCGGATGTCTCGATAGACCTCTCTGGATGAGGGAGAGCCTTTCCTCATGTCCCAGGGTGTACTGGGGCATTGCCCTTGCCCAGCGAAAGATTCGCACAAGGAAAGGAGCGCCCTCTATCTTTAGGATCTCGTCGATGTCATTTCTCACCGCTGCGAGCAACTCTTCATCCCCCCAAGATACCAATTCTTCGTTCTTCGCCCCACCCACAAAACAGCGCAGCAGGACCATCCCCTTTGGGGCCCTCTGGGGGAACTTTACGGAGCTAAATGTTGCGGCCATGATCTTGAGCCCCTCTAAGCGGGGTACTACGAACCCATATCCGTCGAGGGGATGGCCTATCTGCGGGCGCCGATAGGCAAGATTGATGGTGGCCGTGGAGCAATAGGGGATGGTGAGGAGTTGATTTACTATATCGTCGTTGACCCCTTGCAGGAGCCCCGCCGTTACAAAGGCCGGTGCCGCCAGGACTAAGGCGTCCACCTCCAGACCCCTTTCCTCCCCCCTTATCCGCAGATGGTATCGCGGTCTGCCCGCTGGTTCCCCAATAACTTTTTCCACCTCCACCACCTCCCGCTCCAAGAAGATGGACCTTGGGGGGAGGGCCTTCCCCAAGGCCGAGACCATCTGTTCCATTCCCTCT harbors:
- the fdhF gene encoding formate dehydrogenase subunit alpha; the protein is MSQVTITIDGKEIKTDKGKTILEVCQDNGIHIPTLCYHPRLPVVGACRICVVEVEGARTLMTACTTPVDRDGMVIHTNSERVLAARKMVVELLLASGKHDCLTCESNGRCELQDLAYELEVESPRFPVDPPEYPIDDSNPMILRDLNKCVLCGRCVRACNEVQVNRVIDFGYRGARTKIVTAYDRDYAESNCVFCGECVQVCPVGALTERKARFAGRPWDIKRVPTTCAYCGTGCTLDLNIVDGRVVKITGNEEGVVNKGSLCVKGRFGHDFIHHEDRLAKPLIKEDGSFREASWDKALGLVADRFAQIRTKHGPDSIAALSSARCTNEENYLMQKFMRAVIGTNNVDHCARLUHSVTVAGLAAAFGSGAMTNSLVDIYKSDVLFLIGSNTTENHPVVAIKMKQAITKLGAKLIVADPRAIEMARFAHIWLRHTPGTDVALLNGMMHIIIEEALYGEEYVANRTEGFEEMREVLRRYTPEFVEGITGVPQDDLRRAACLYAQAQRASIFYAMGITQHITGTDNVKSLANLAMLCGNVGIEGGGVNPLRGQSNVQGACDLGALPNVFPAYQAVTVEEARRRFEEAWGVKGLPSEPGLTLVEMTTAAAKGELKGLYIMGENPMVSDPDLRHVEEGLRGLDFLVVQDIFLTETAQLADVVLPAASFAEKDGTFTNTERRVQRVCKGVQPPGEARADWEIIADLATRMGYEMRYRSAEEIFAEIAQVTPSYAGISYKRLKKEGGIQWPCPTPDHPGTPYLHKDKFVRGKGLFHSIEFIPPAELPDKEYPLLLTTGRVLYHFHTGTMTRRDEGLNFRYPKGYMEVHPVDAYELGIEDGEIVQVASRRGQIEIPVMVTPKSPQGTVFIPFHFFEAAANRLTNPAFDPIGKIPEYKVCAVKVEKLG
- the nuoE gene encoding NADH-quinone oxidoreductase subunit NuoE, with the translated sequence MWEEDIEEIIQRYRGVSGGLMPALHELQGLCGNYLPEEAVKRLAEGLNVSFSQAYGVATFYTMFSVAPRGKNIIRVCESPPCHLMGAESIIEIVEDELGVRVGETTPDGRFTLELTSCIGVCGVAPAIMINEEVYGNLTRDKIPEILKKYR
- the nuoF gene encoding NADH-quinone oxidoreductase subunit NuoF, producing the protein MAFYRAHVLITMDSQSVLMGAHTVKGKLQRRIEELGLQDEVKVIDTGNLGLTGMGVVLVVYPEGVYYVNVTPKDAELIAEEHLLKGRVVKGLLYEAKVPPEVATLWRRKAAERVVLKNCGVINPDSVEEYIAQDGYEALGRALTEMTPEEVVEVVKGSGLRGRGGAGFPTGLKWSFTLPIKEEEKYMICNADEGEPGTFKDRLILEGDPHRIIEGMTIAAYAIGAHKGYIYIRGEYTLSIRRLMQSLEQAREMGFLGRDVFDSGFDFDIEIRTGAGAYICGEETALIESIEGHRGYPRFRPPFPGVVGLWGKPTVVNNVETLANVPPIILKGPEWFKSLGNERCSGTKVYTMLGHINNAGLIEVPMGITLREVIADYGGGMREGKGFKLAQTGGTAGGCVSQELLDVPMDYDSMAEAGTSLGSGALLIMDETTCVVDMVKSFVKFFRHESCGQCTPCREGTHRLYELMDKISQGKGGQEAIDLLEETAQVMAETSLCALGQSPMVSISTSLRFFRDEYLAHAIEGRCPTGVCRMGE
- the hemG gene encoding protoporphyrinogen oxidase, translated to MKRVAIIGAGIAGLSTAYYLYKLSRQGGRPLEIILLEKEGRLGGSILTERAEGFLMEGGPDCFLSEKPWALQLCRELGLEGELVGTNQEASRTFILWQGRLHELPEGFMLLVPTSLWPFVKSPLFSLPGKLRMGLDLILPRKRTDEEESLAAFVRRRLGREAMERIAEPLVAGIHAGDPEAMNLQSTFPRFIDLEREHRSLIWGMYRRKKRFLSHFNSSYTMFVTLKEGMEQMVSALGKALPPRSIFLEREVVEVEKVIGEPAGRPRYHLRIRGEERGLEVDALVLAAPAFVTAGLLQGVNDDIVNQLLTIPYCSTATINLAYRRPQIGHPLDGYGFVVPRLEGLKIMAATFSSVKFPQRAPKGMVLLRCFVGGAKNEELVSWGDEELLAAVRNDIDEILKIEGAPFLVRIFRWARAMPQYTLGHEERLSLIQRGLSRHPGLFLTGSAYRGIGISDCVHQAELTAQKALQFVKNKGL